From a region of the Deinococcus terrestris genome:
- the bshA gene encoding N-acetyl-alpha-D-glucosaminyl L-malate synthase BshA, translating to MELPDKIAVLCHTGAGGSGVVATELGLLVAAAGREVHFVGSAVPFRLAGQRGLRGPYFHQVGGFAYALFDQPYPELAATNALSEVILEHGVSLTHAHYAIPHASAAIHAREITGRSRVLTTLHGTDVTLVGAEPAFRHTTRDAIERSDHVTAVSQFLADQTREVFGITREIEVIHNFVDAGRFVRVTDPALRARFAHPEEALIVHISNFRPVKRVEDVVQVFARVASEIPARLLMVGDGPERPRAFELAGQLGVIGRTHFLGSFPDVEGVLGISDLFLLPSTNESFGLAALEAMSCEVPVVAARAGGVPEVVEDGVTGFLAPVGDVDAMADAALRILRDPALYRRLGTAAREAALTRFQPERIVPRYLSAYARTVRV from the coding sequence ATGGAGCTTCCCGACAAGATTGCCGTGCTGTGCCACACCGGGGCGGGCGGGTCCGGCGTGGTGGCGACCGAACTGGGGCTGCTGGTGGCGGCAGCCGGGCGCGAGGTGCATTTCGTCGGCTCGGCGGTGCCCTTTCGGCTGGCGGGGCAGCGCGGGCTGCGGGGGCCTTACTTTCATCAGGTGGGCGGCTTCGCTTACGCGCTGTTCGATCAACCTTACCCCGAGCTGGCCGCCACGAACGCGCTGAGTGAGGTGATCCTGGAACATGGGGTCAGCCTCACCCACGCGCACTACGCGATTCCGCACGCCTCGGCGGCGATTCACGCCCGCGAGATCACCGGGCGCAGCCGGGTGCTGACCACCCTGCACGGCACGGACGTGACGCTGGTGGGAGCCGAGCCCGCCTTCCGCCACACCACCCGCGACGCCATCGAGCGCAGCGATCACGTCACAGCGGTGTCGCAGTTCCTGGCCGACCAGACCCGCGAGGTGTTCGGCATCACGCGCGAGATCGAGGTGATTCACAACTTCGTGGACGCCGGGCGCTTCGTACGGGTCACCGACCCCGCCCTGCGTGCCCGCTTCGCCCACCCCGAGGAGGCGCTGATCGTCCATATCAGCAACTTCCGGCCCGTCAAGCGGGTCGAGGACGTGGTGCAGGTCTTCGCGCGGGTGGCGAGCGAGATTCCCGCCCGGCTGCTGATGGTCGGGGACGGCCCCGAACGGCCCCGCGCCTTCGAGCTGGCCGGGCAGCTCGGGGTGATCGGCCGGACCCACTTCCTGGGCTCCTTCCCTGACGTGGAGGGGGTGCTGGGGATCAGCGACCTCTTCCTGCTGCCCAGCACCAACGAGAGCTTCGGCCTCGCGGCCCTGGAGGCCATGAGCTGCGAGGTCCCGGTCGTCGCGGCCCGCGCGGGGGGCGTGCCCGAAGTCGTCGAAGACGGCGTGACCGGCTTCCTCGCCCCGGTGGGCGACGTGGACGCGATGGCGGACGCGGCCCTGCGAATTCTGCGCGATCCGGCCCTCTACCGCCGCCTGGGGACGGCCGCGCGGGAGGCAGCACTCACCCGCTTTCAGCCGGAGCGAATCGTGCCGCGTTATCTGAGCGCCTACGCGCGGACGGTCCGGGTCTAG
- a CDS encoding TrmH family RNA methyltransferase, whose protein sequence is MPLPAPAITSLQNPHVKRLVRLRSRRDRDREGVILIEGARELARAAATGLELQTLYICPALYSPEAQEVAPTLPGPRLELSREAFEKVSGRENPDGLIAVASRPERPLPDPGPDTLLLVLHSLEKPGNLGAILRTADAVGVGGVLVLGGTDLYSPGVIRASQGSVFTVPVTALPETEAQAYLAKHAFTRVACTPDAPRDYWDAPLTGRVALVLGAEHAGLPPEWRTSDLPVRIPMHGEADSLNVATAAALVLYEALRQRRSALG, encoded by the coding sequence ATGCCGCTGCCCGCCCCCGCCATCACCTCCCTCCAAAACCCGCACGTCAAGCGCCTCGTGCGCCTACGCAGCCGCCGCGACCGCGACCGCGAGGGTGTCATCCTGATCGAGGGCGCCCGCGAACTCGCCCGCGCCGCCGCCACCGGGCTGGAATTGCAAACCCTCTATATCTGCCCCGCCCTCTACAGCCCGGAAGCGCAGGAGGTGGCCCCCACCCTCCCCGGCCCCCGCCTGGAACTCTCCCGCGAGGCCTTTGAAAAGGTCAGCGGGCGCGAGAACCCCGACGGATTGATTGCGGTGGCCTCCCGCCCCGAGCGTCCGCTCCCCGACCCCGGCCCCGACACCCTCCTCCTCGTCCTGCACAGCCTGGAAAAGCCCGGCAACCTCGGTGCGATTCTCCGCACGGCAGACGCAGTGGGCGTGGGCGGCGTCCTGGTGCTGGGAGGCACCGACCTCTACTCGCCGGGCGTGATCCGCGCCTCGCAGGGCAGCGTGTTCACCGTGCCCGTCACGGCCCTCCCCGAGACCGAGGCACAGGCCTACCTCGCCAAGCACGCCTTTACCCGCGTCGCCTGCACCCCTGACGCTCCCCGCGACTACTGGGACGCGCCGCTGACGGGCCGGGTGGCCCTGGTGCTGGGTGCCGAGCACGCCGGGCTGCCTCCCGAATGGCGCACCTCCGACCTCCCCGTCCGCATCCCCATGCACGGGGAAGCCGATAGCCTGAACGTGGCGACGGCGGCCGCGCTGGTGCTGTACGAGGCCCTGCGCCAGCGCCGTTCTGCCCTGGGCTAG
- the sucD gene encoding succinate--CoA ligase subunit alpha: MGILVDKNSKVIVQGMTGREGASHSRAMRDFGTQVVAGVTPGKGGTEFEGWPVYNSVEEAKAATGANVSIIFVPPAGAADAVLEAAHAGMPLIVLITEGVPTVDMMRAVQEVKELDAQSRAQGGQGVRLIGGNCPGLVTNGEAKVGIMPNRIYEKPGRIGLISRSGTLTYEAAKLLNDAGMGTSTTVGIGGDPVIGTTFADVLPMFEADPDTDAVVVIGEIGGADEEAAAEYIAANMKKPVVAFISGRSAPAGKRMGHAGAIIMGNVGTPESKLAAFKAANVPVADTMPEIIELVKKALNVTA; the protein is encoded by the coding sequence ATGGGTATCCTCGTTGACAAGAACAGCAAGGTCATCGTGCAGGGCATGACCGGCCGCGAAGGCGCCAGCCACTCCCGCGCCATGCGCGACTTCGGCACCCAGGTCGTCGCGGGCGTGACGCCCGGCAAGGGCGGCACCGAGTTCGAGGGCTGGCCCGTCTACAACTCGGTCGAGGAGGCGAAAGCCGCGACCGGCGCGAACGTCTCCATCATCTTCGTCCCCCCCGCCGGGGCCGCCGACGCCGTGCTGGAAGCTGCCCATGCCGGGATGCCCCTGATCGTCCTGATCACCGAGGGCGTCCCCACCGTGGACATGATGCGGGCCGTGCAGGAGGTCAAGGAACTCGACGCGCAGAGCCGCGCCCAGGGCGGCCAGGGCGTGCGCCTGATCGGCGGCAACTGCCCCGGCCTCGTCACCAACGGCGAGGCCAAGGTCGGCATCATGCCCAACCGCATCTACGAGAAGCCCGGCCGCATCGGGCTGATCAGCCGCTCCGGCACCCTGACCTACGAGGCCGCCAAGCTGCTCAACGACGCTGGGATGGGCACCTCCACCACCGTCGGCATCGGTGGCGACCCCGTGATCGGCACGACCTTCGCGGACGTGCTCCCCATGTTCGAGGCCGACCCGGACACCGACGCCGTGGTCGTGATCGGCGAGATCGGCGGCGCGGACGAGGAAGCGGCGGCCGAGTACATCGCCGCCAACATGAAGAAGCCTGTCGTGGCCTTCATCTCGGGCCGCTCGGCCCCGGCGGGCAAGCGCATGGGCCACGCGGGTGCGATCATCATGGGCAACGTCGGCACGCCCGAAAGCAAGCTCGCCGCCTTCAAGGCCGCGAACGTGCCGGTGGCCGACACCATGCCCGAGATCATCGAGCTGGTCAAAAAGGCGCTGAACGTCACCGCCTGA
- the pepF gene encoding oligoendopeptidase F encodes MTTAQRKAALPARADVPREQTWDIEALFATPQDWEAEAEALPAAIDALGNHAGKLGSGPDALAAYLSESDDVELRLARFFSYASMGASVDGRDAEAAARRDRASTIAARYGSATAFARPELLALDEATVREWLTRPDLADYAVRLERLWRSRPHVRSAEVEELLGAVQAPFASERGIHPALTNMDLRFGTAGGEAVTQGNVDRLTSHPDREVRREAWENYADAHLAVRHSQAAMYATHVRQNVFLARARRYPDAITSFLAPDDIPTGVVTTLLDTYRAHTPTWHRYWRVRREWLGLPELREYDVKAALVEPRAVSYEQAVDWIEEGMSPLGAEYLRDMRAGLTTERWVDYAENDGKRQGAYSNGGGRVKPYIFMTWNGTMSSYSTLAHEIGHSMHSLLSQREHSYAVPRYTLFHAEVASNLNQAMVRSHLLRQARESGDTDFEVQLIEEALANFHRYFFIMPTLAAFELEAYRRIEAGGTLSAPDLIALTADLLSQGYGDGVQMDRERSGILWAQFSTHLYANFYAYQYATGISAAHQILEQFGADPEAARDRYLTFLRSGGRLDPIDALKEAGVDMLSPEPVEATFRTLAGYVDRLEELLAVRKGN; translated from the coding sequence ATGACCACAGCCCAAAGGAAGGCGGCCCTGCCCGCCCGCGCCGACGTTCCCCGCGAGCAGACCTGGGACATCGAGGCCCTCTTCGCCACCCCACAGGACTGGGAAGCGGAAGCCGAGGCCCTCCCCGCCGCGATTGATGCGCTGGGCAACCACGCCGGGAAGCTCGGCAGCGGCCCCGACGCCCTCGCCGCGTACCTGAGCGAGTCGGACGACGTGGAGCTGCGCCTCGCCCGCTTCTTCTCCTACGCGAGCATGGGCGCCAGCGTGGACGGCCGCGACGCCGAGGCTGCTGCCCGCCGCGACCGCGCCAGCACGATTGCCGCCCGCTACGGCAGCGCGACCGCCTTCGCCCGCCCCGAACTCCTCGCGCTCGACGAGGCGACCGTGCGCGAGTGGCTCACCCGCCCCGACCTCGCCGACTACGCGGTGCGCCTGGAGCGGCTGTGGCGCTCGCGCCCGCACGTCCGCTCGGCGGAGGTCGAAGAACTCCTCGGCGCGGTGCAGGCCCCCTTCGCCTCCGAGCGCGGCATCCACCCGGCCCTTACCAACATGGACCTGCGTTTCGGTACGGCTGGCGGCGAGGCCGTCACCCAGGGCAACGTCGACCGCCTGACCTCCCACCCCGACCGCGAGGTGCGCCGTGAGGCGTGGGAGAACTACGCCGACGCCCACCTCGCCGTGCGGCACTCGCAGGCCGCGATGTATGCCACCCACGTCCGCCAGAACGTCTTCCTGGCCCGCGCCCGCCGCTACCCCGACGCGATCACGTCCTTCCTCGCGCCCGACGACATCCCCACGGGCGTCGTGACCACCCTGCTGGACACCTACCGCGCCCACACCCCGACCTGGCACCGTTACTGGCGCGTGCGCCGCGAGTGGCTGGGCCTCCCCGAGCTGCGCGAGTACGACGTGAAGGCCGCCCTCGTCGAGCCCCGCGCTGTCTCCTACGAGCAGGCCGTGGACTGGATTGAGGAAGGCATGTCTCCTCTCGGCGCCGAGTACCTGCGCGACATGCGGGCCGGACTGACCACCGAGCGCTGGGTGGACTACGCCGAGAACGACGGCAAGCGCCAGGGCGCGTATTCCAACGGCGGCGGCCGGGTCAAGCCCTACATCTTCATGACGTGGAACGGCACCATGAGCAGCTATTCCACCCTGGCCCACGAGATCGGCCACTCCATGCACTCGCTGCTCTCCCAGCGCGAGCATTCCTACGCCGTACCCCGTTACACCCTGTTCCACGCGGAGGTGGCTTCCAACCTCAATCAGGCGATGGTCCGCTCCCACCTCCTGCGCCAGGCCCGCGAGTCCGGCGACACCGACTTCGAGGTGCAACTCATCGAGGAGGCCCTCGCCAACTTCCACCGCTACTTCTTCATCATGCCGACGCTGGCCGCCTTCGAGCTGGAGGCCTACCGCCGCATCGAGGCGGGCGGCACCCTCAGCGCCCCCGACCTGATCGCCCTGACCGCCGACCTGCTCTCCCAGGGTTACGGCGACGGCGTGCAGATGGACCGCGAGCGCTCCGGCATCCTCTGGGCGCAATTCTCTACCCACCTTTATGCCAACTTCTACGCTTACCAGTACGCGACCGGCATCAGCGCCGCCCACCAGATTCTGGAACAGTTCGGCGCCGACCCGGAGGCTGCCCGCGACCGCTACCTCACCTTCCTGCGCTCCGGCGGCCGCCTCGACCCCATCGACGCGTTGAAGGAAGCTGGGGTGGACATGCTCAGCCCCGAGCCCGTGGAGGCGACCTTCCGCACACTGGCCGGGTACGTGGACCGATTGGAGGAATTGCTGGCAGTCCGCAAGGGGAACTGA
- a CDS encoding YchJ family protein, with amino-acid sequence MPPLPFPPFKPCPCGSGRSYSACCSPRHTGERPAETPEALMRSRYAAYFLRDTDYVRRTWHPDTCPADLNLEGDGTRYTGLTIHRAEGDEVEFTATFRAGGRTGRMRERSHFARVGEAWVYVDGEVRGD; translated from the coding sequence ATGCCTCCCCTCCCCTTCCCGCCCTTCAAACCCTGCCCGTGCGGCTCGGGGCGCAGTTACAGCGCGTGCTGTAGCCCCCGGCATACGGGCGAGCGGCCCGCCGAGACGCCGGAGGCGCTGATGCGGTCGCGGTATGCGGCGTACTTCCTGCGCGACACCGATTACGTGAGGCGCACCTGGCACCCCGACACCTGCCCGGCCGACCTGAATCTGGAGGGGGACGGAACGCGCTACACCGGCCTGACCATCCACCGGGCGGAGGGCGACGAGGTGGAGTTCACCGCCACCTTCCGGGCGGGCGGACGCACGGGCCGGATGCGCGAGCGCAGCCATTTCGCGCGGGTCGGGGAAGCGTGGGTGTACGTGGACGGGGAGGTGCGGGGAGACTAG
- a CDS encoding M24 family metallopeptidase, with the protein MTQLEQLRAAMDGAGVDALWVSDPANVRAVSGFSSGKDGKVLVTRDGAVLYTDGRYTVQAQEESRIEQHIARPPETYQDAAERVRGGRVGFEAEHLTVAGLDALHEHWEAELVPTRGLVEGVRLIKTPQEVEAIREAQALADRVFAQVRPIIRAGVRELDVALELEMGLRRAGAEVGFDVIVASGPRGAMPHGVASERVIEDGDLVTIDFGARVRGYHSDMTRTVAVGRPSDEMRRVYEAVLEAEEAAVAAVKPGVRAADLDALARGILERHGLAEAFAHSLGHGVGLNIHEGPGLRGTSEDVLEPGMVITVEPGAYLPGVGGVRIEDLVLVTEGGHEVLSHTPKEPLPE; encoded by the coding sequence ATGACACAACTGGAGCAGTTGCGGGCGGCGATGGATGGGGCCGGGGTGGACGCCCTGTGGGTGAGCGATCCGGCCAACGTGCGGGCGGTGAGCGGTTTTTCGAGCGGCAAGGACGGCAAGGTGCTGGTCACGCGGGACGGGGCCGTGCTGTACACCGACGGGCGCTACACCGTGCAGGCGCAGGAGGAATCGCGTATCGAGCAGCACATCGCGCGGCCCCCGGAGACGTACCAGGACGCGGCGGAGCGGGTGCGCGGCGGGCGCGTGGGCTTCGAGGCCGAGCACCTGACGGTCGCGGGACTCGACGCCCTGCACGAGCACTGGGAGGCCGAACTGGTCCCTACGCGCGGGCTGGTGGAGGGCGTGCGGCTGATCAAGACGCCGCAGGAGGTGGAGGCGATCCGCGAGGCGCAGGCGCTGGCCGACCGGGTGTTTGCCCAGGTGCGCCCGATAATCCGCGCGGGCGTCCGCGAACTCGACGTGGCGCTGGAACTGGAGATGGGCCTGCGCCGCGCCGGGGCCGAGGTCGGCTTCGACGTGATCGTGGCGAGCGGGCCGCGCGGGGCGATGCCGCACGGGGTCGCCAGCGAGCGAGTGATAGAGGACGGGGACCTGGTGACCATCGACTTCGGGGCGCGGGTGCGGGGCTACCACTCCGACATGACGCGGACGGTGGCGGTGGGCCGCCCGTCGGACGAGATGCGGCGGGTCTACGAGGCGGTGCTGGAGGCGGAGGAAGCCGCCGTCGCCGCCGTGAAACCGGGGGTGCGGGCTGCTGACCTCGACGCCCTAGCGCGGGGCATTCTGGAGCGGCACGGGCTGGCCGAGGCGTTCGCGCATTCGCTGGGGCACGGGGTCGGCTTGAACATCCACGAGGGGCCGGGGCTGCGCGGTACCAGTGAGGACGTGCTGGAACCCGGCATGGTGATCACGGTGGAGCCGGGCGCGTACCTGCCGGGGGTGGGAGGCGTCCGCATTGAAGACCTCGTGCTGGTCACGGAGGGCGGGCACGAGGTGCTGAGCCACACGCCCAAGGAACCGCTGCCGGAGTAA
- the sucC gene encoding ADP-forming succinate--CoA ligase subunit beta, which yields MKLHEYQGKELLRRFGVNVQDGKVAYTPDEVRQIARDYGQPVVVKAQVHVGGRGKAGGVKFSPDIDKAFENGEKILGMDIKGLTVKKVLVTKAVDIDAGTEYYVGMIVDRNVQSYTLMASAEGGMEIEEVAEATPEKIIKHRVDPVTGLRPFEAREVALKAGFKGNLNKIADMMVKMSEAALKMDAVLVEINPLFVDADGTPLALDTKFEIDDNAMYRHKDLSDWRELEAEHPLEIEASKYGFAYVKLDDGNVGVLGNGAGIVMTSLDVVNRAGAKPANFLDIGGGAKAEIVYNAVKLVSKDPDVKSIFINIFGGITRADEVAKGVIQALEEGILTKPVRMRIAGTAEDEAKALLAEVNSPLIQMYPTMFEAADEAAREANAGEAK from the coding sequence GTGAAACTTCACGAGTATCAGGGCAAGGAACTGCTGCGCCGTTTCGGCGTGAACGTGCAGGACGGCAAGGTGGCCTACACGCCCGACGAGGTGCGGCAGATCGCCCGCGACTACGGGCAGCCGGTCGTCGTCAAGGCGCAGGTGCACGTCGGCGGACGCGGCAAGGCGGGCGGCGTGAAGTTCAGCCCCGACATCGACAAGGCCTTCGAGAACGGCGAGAAGATCCTGGGGATGGACATCAAGGGCCTCACCGTCAAGAAGGTGCTGGTCACCAAGGCCGTCGATATCGACGCCGGGACCGAGTACTACGTCGGCATGATCGTCGACCGCAACGTGCAGAGCTACACCCTGATGGCCTCCGCCGAGGGCGGCATGGAGATCGAGGAAGTCGCCGAGGCCACTCCCGAGAAGATCATCAAGCACCGCGTGGACCCTGTGACCGGCCTGCGTCCCTTCGAGGCGCGGGAAGTCGCCCTCAAGGCGGGCTTCAAGGGCAACCTCAACAAGATCGCCGACATGATGGTCAAGATGTCCGAAGCGGCCCTGAAGATGGACGCCGTTCTGGTCGAGATCAACCCCCTCTTCGTGGACGCGGACGGCACGCCGCTCGCCCTCGACACCAAGTTCGAAATCGACGACAACGCGATGTACCGCCACAAGGACCTCTCCGACTGGCGCGAGCTCGAAGCCGAGCACCCCCTCGAAATCGAGGCCAGCAAGTACGGCTTCGCCTACGTCAAGCTCGACGACGGCAATGTCGGCGTGCTGGGCAACGGCGCAGGCATCGTGATGACCTCGCTCGACGTGGTCAACCGCGCCGGGGCCAAGCCCGCCAACTTCCTCGACATCGGCGGCGGCGCCAAGGCCGAGATCGTGTACAACGCAGTCAAGCTGGTGTCCAAGGACCCCGATGTCAAGAGCATCTTTATCAACATCTTCGGCGGCATCACCCGCGCCGACGAGGTCGCCAAGGGCGTGATTCAGGCGCTGGAAGAAGGCATCCTGACCAAGCCGGTCCGCATGCGCATCGCCGGGACCGCCGAGGACGAGGCCAAGGCGCTGCTCGCGGAAGTGAACAGCCCGCTGATCCAGATGTACCCCACCATGTTCGAGGCCGCCGACGAGGCCGCCCGCGAAGCCAACGCCGGGGAGGCGAAGTAA
- a CDS encoding U32 family peptidase translates to MARARVKPEVMSPVGGWPQLRAAVEAGADAVFFGVEAFHARAKVGFTNEQLPELMRTLHARGVMGFVTFNVLVFDGELREAERQLIHLAESGVDAIIVQDHGVARLAHEICPDLPIHGSTQMSITSAEGAELARRFGASRVVLGRELSLRDIGRIAAQTDMELETFVHGALCVSYSGQCFSSEAWGGRSANRGQCAQACRLPYDLFVDGLQRDLGDARYLLSPGDLYALHQVPDLVELGVNCLKIEGRYKDAEFVALTTAAYRKAVDEAWAGLPLSVTPGEERDLEQVYSRGLGPHFIAGTNHQTVVRGRAPRHRGVRVGTVRGTTERGVLVDLSETVKPGDGLVFDPANWRTPEGREEGGFLYGLWQGGRQTEEVRPGQTYELRFGRGAVDPARVRPGDPVWRTQDPTLVARVKPLLDAADPVYTRPVTAHFRGHVGEPPALTLTDEHGHAATATLPDPLQPARNRGLTEEGLRESLGKLGGTGYHLAGLTADLAGLGFLPVSALNALRREAAERLTALRAEAPVRRITPRLEGALREAVAAQPASITTPDRLHVLVRTPEQLDAALEARPDSVTLDYLELYGLKPSVERVKATGIPVRVASPRILKPTEQNLQKFLLSLGAELLVRSGGLLEGLQGTPDLPALMGDFSLNAANVLTTRALLDLGLTRVTPTHDLNARQITDLAGLVGPQRLEVIAYGHLPVFHTEHCVFCRFLSDGTDYTNCGQPCESHRVALRDERGRLHPVMADVGCRNTVFEGRPQVAGGHLATWRAAGLRDFRLEFVHESPEEVREVIAAHRAYLAGELDAEALAARLHALSEAGTTEGSLFVPPGFEGLTTLPML, encoded by the coding sequence ATGGCGCGTGCCCGAGTGAAACCGGAAGTGATGAGTCCCGTGGGAGGCTGGCCCCAGTTGCGAGCGGCGGTCGAGGCGGGCGCTGACGCCGTCTTCTTCGGGGTGGAAGCCTTCCACGCCCGCGCCAAGGTGGGCTTTACCAACGAGCAGCTTCCGGAGCTGATGCGGACTCTGCACGCCCGCGGCGTGATGGGCTTTGTGACCTTCAATGTCCTCGTCTTCGACGGCGAGCTGCGCGAGGCCGAGCGGCAGCTCATCCACCTCGCCGAGAGCGGTGTGGACGCGATCATCGTGCAGGACCACGGGGTCGCCCGCCTCGCCCACGAAATCTGCCCCGACCTCCCCATCCACGGCTCCACCCAGATGAGCATCACCTCGGCCGAGGGCGCCGAACTCGCCCGCCGCTTCGGGGCCAGCCGGGTCGTGCTGGGCCGCGAACTCTCGCTACGTGACATCGGCCGCATCGCTGCGCAGACCGACATGGAGCTGGAAACCTTCGTCCACGGGGCGCTGTGCGTGAGCTACTCGGGCCAGTGCTTTTCCTCCGAGGCGTGGGGGGGCCGCTCCGCCAACCGGGGCCAGTGCGCCCAGGCCTGCCGCCTTCCCTACGACCTGTTCGTGGACGGCCTCCAGCGCGACCTCGGCGACGCCCGCTACCTGCTCTCGCCGGGTGACCTCTACGCGCTGCATCAGGTGCCCGACCTCGTGGAACTGGGCGTGAACTGCCTCAAGATTGAGGGCCGTTACAAGGACGCCGAGTTCGTCGCCCTGACCACCGCCGCCTACCGCAAGGCCGTGGACGAGGCGTGGGCGGGCCTTCCCCTCTCGGTCACGCCGGGGGAGGAACGCGACCTCGAACAGGTCTACTCGCGTGGGCTGGGGCCGCACTTCATCGCGGGGACCAACCACCAGACGGTCGTGCGCGGCCGGGCGCCGAGGCACCGGGGTGTGCGCGTGGGCACCGTGCGCGGCACGACCGAGCGCGGCGTCCTCGTGGACCTCTCGGAGACGGTCAAGCCCGGCGACGGCCTCGTCTTCGACCCCGCCAACTGGCGCACCCCGGAAGGCCGCGAGGAGGGCGGCTTCCTGTACGGCCTGTGGCAGGGCGGGCGCCAGACTGAAGAGGTCCGCCCTGGCCAGACCTACGAACTGCGCTTCGGGCGCGGCGCGGTGGACCCCGCCCGTGTGCGCCCCGGCGATCCGGTGTGGCGCACCCAGGACCCGACGCTGGTGGCCCGCGTGAAACCTCTGCTGGACGCCGCCGACCCGGTCTACACCCGCCCGGTCACCGCCCATTTCCGGGGTCACGTCGGGGAGCCGCCCGCCCTCACCCTGACCGACGAGCACGGCCACGCGGCCACCGCCACCCTCCCCGACCCCCTCCAGCCCGCCCGCAACCGGGGCCTGACGGAAGAAGGCCTGCGCGAGAGCCTGGGCAAGTTGGGGGGCACGGGATATCACCTCGCCGGACTGACGGCCGACCTCGCGGGCCTGGGTTTCCTGCCCGTCTCCGCCCTCAACGCCCTGCGCCGCGAGGCCGCTGAGCGCCTGACCGCCCTCCGCGCCGAGGCCCCGGTCCGGCGGATTACCCCTCGGCTGGAGGGGGCGCTGCGGGAGGCCGTCGCCGCGCAGCCCGCCTCCATCACGACCCCCGACCGCCTCCACGTCCTCGTCCGCACCCCGGAGCAACTGGACGCTGCGCTGGAGGCCCGCCCCGACTCGGTCACGCTGGATTACCTGGAGCTGTACGGCCTCAAGCCCAGCGTGGAGCGGGTCAAAGCCACTGGAATCCCCGTCCGGGTCGCCAGCCCACGCATCCTCAAGCCCACCGAGCAGAACCTCCAGAAGTTCCTGCTGTCACTCGGGGCCGAGCTGCTGGTGCGCTCCGGAGGCCTGCTGGAGGGCTTGCAGGGGACGCCCGACCTCCCCGCGCTCATGGGCGACTTCAGCCTGAACGCTGCCAACGTGCTGACCACTCGTGCCCTGCTGGACCTCGGCCTCACGCGGGTCACGCCCACCCACGACCTCAACGCCCGGCAGATCACCGACCTCGCCGGACTCGTCGGCCCCCAGCGGCTGGAGGTCATTGCCTACGGGCACCTCCCGGTCTTCCACACCGAGCACTGCGTGTTCTGCCGCTTCCTCTCGGATGGCACCGACTACACCAATTGCGGTCAACCCTGCGAGTCGCACCGGGTCGCCCTGCGTGACGAGCGCGGGCGGCTGCACCCCGTCATGGCGGACGTGGGCTGCCGCAACACGGTCTTTGAGGGGCGGCCCCAGGTCGCCGGGGGGCACCTCGCTACCTGGCGGGCGGCGGGGTTGCGCGACTTCCGCCTGGAATTCGTCCACGAGTCCCCAGAGGAAGTGCGCGAGGTCATCGCCGCCCACCGCGCCTACCTCGCGGGCGAGCTGGACGCGGAGGCGCTGGCCGCCCGCTTGCACGCCCTCTCGGAGGCGGGCACCACCGAGGGCAGCCTGTTCGTGCCGCCCGGCTTCGAGGGCCTGACCACGCTGCCGATGCTCTGA
- a CDS encoding YbjN domain-containing protein, producing MTMETALLTLDTLAKYLRDKEVQLDIEDQGGQRFIRMGWRFEMGDAAVLVSVNDGPNNTSRLEVTCVTQKSYADRRQEVMVMLNDRNRERAFSRSIDADGNVWLEYVGFYPTLAEMPQETFDTLFGGVLMHFQDDYAALEGFAPQGMQVQQPQA from the coding sequence ATGACCATGGAAACCGCGCTTCTCACGCTGGACACGCTCGCCAAGTACCTGCGCGACAAGGAAGTTCAGCTCGACATCGAAGATCAGGGCGGCCAGCGCTTTATCCGCATGGGCTGGCGTTTCGAGATGGGTGACGCCGCCGTGCTGGTGTCTGTCAACGACGGCCCCAACAACACCAGCCGCCTGGAAGTCACCTGCGTGACCCAGAAGAGCTATGCCGACCGCCGCCAGGAAGTGATGGTCATGCTCAATGACCGCAACCGCGAGCGGGCCTTCTCGCGCTCCATCGACGCGGACGGCAACGTCTGGCTGGAGTACGTGGGCTTCTACCCCACCCTGGCCGAGATGCCCCAGGAAACCTTCGACACCCTGTTCGGCGGCGTCCTGATGCACTTCCAGGACGATTACGCCGCGCTGGAGGGCTTTGCGCCCCAGGGCATGCAGGTTCAGCAGCCCCAGGCGTAA